A segment of the Oxyura jamaicensis isolate SHBP4307 breed ruddy duck chromosome 12, BPBGC_Ojam_1.0, whole genome shotgun sequence genome:
ccccccaaaCCCACACAGCAACAGTGTCACTTGGCCACTTGTTCTGGCCAAGACAAGGAGAAGTTTATGCCTGTGCGTGCTCCTGAGAGCCTTTCGAGGGAAAAGTGAGCAGAGTGgttcagagcagagctgccgGGAGTCACTGCAGCCTGGAGGCACCGCCGCACcttctccccttttctctcATCGATGGGGATTAGGAGCAAAAGCGCTGCCGGGACAGAGGAGCTGAGCAGTCTCTGTGCTTGGCAaggctttctgtttgtttgtttgctcgTCATAATTAGCGGCTGCACAGTTCATGCAACAGGGACATTTGGCCTTACCTGTAGCTTGTGAGAAATCTCCTCATCTGGTAGCTGAGGATTAGCCAGTTCCAGGTTCTGCctcagatgctgctgctgatggaagCGCTTCCCATTGGAAACCCACAGCACTCAGGAGGGCCCAGCTCCTTCCTGGgcatctgaatttttaaattgcGCCAGACATCCCAAGCAGCCAGATTTCcaaggcagctcagcaccctgcatACCATCCACATGCTTGTAAGGATCTGCCCTCTGGCTGGAGATGTTGATGGCAGCCACAGGGCACGTCCAGAGCTTCTGAAAATTAGTGCTGTAGGTGACGAAAATAATCACAACCTGTTGCAAAATAACcagctcttatttatttatttctctctcctctgatgcaagctttcagttttctagtgattttataaattatttttcttctcaatggACACCCCAGTATAATGCTCCCAACTGATTTGTCTTTTAGGATTTCATTGTGACAGTGGTCTTCTCATTCTTGTGGCTAGTGGGTTCATCTGCTTGGGCTAAAGGACTGTCAGATGTAAAGATTGCGACCGACCCAGACGAGGTGCTATTACTGATGTCAGCCTGCAAACAGCAGTCCAACAAATGCTTGCCTGTTCGCAGTCCCGTTATGTCGAGCCTGAACACTTCGGTTGTAAGtgaatttgattattttcacCATTAccttgcaaatgtattttcatcttttccaccCGTGTGTTGGCCTAAATTAGGTGATGGAAACCCATTAGCTGAAATGTCTTCACTGGAGGTAGAAGCTTGCTGTGGAGAAAGGTAGAGCCTGACTCAGAGCAGGAGCAGTGGGACAGGAGTGAAGGGCAGGAGCTTGGGGGAAGCAACGTGCCTTTCCTAGCATGTCTGTCAGGCAGCTTGCTTGTAAGCCACCCATCTTCAACACTTTGGAAAAGCGGTCTGTGCTTTCATTAAGGAAGGAATAGTTTTGTGCCTGATAGATTCCTTTAAAAACCCTCAAAAAGAGCAATATAAATCAGTCTTCATGTTTAAATGGCGTGtttaaatgtcatttcagtgcttagaaaatgtttaaagagcaaaataaattatttcaggcCAGCTGAgcaattaatttctctcttttaaaaatattttcttcccattttaaCTTTCCAATGTTTCTTTAAGCTAAATTATGTtctcaaacaacaaaaaagtggcCGAAAATCCCAACCTTGTTCtaaaacagcagaggaaatgcaCTTAACCTAGCGAGCTAGAGCTAAGGGAGGTGAATTTAGGTGTTTGCTCCACAGCTGAGGATCCTTTCTGGCAGATTTGGGAAGAAGGACTGACTGGGAGCAGCCCTGACTTCTCCAAGGACCACTCAGGGTCCCAACCATCATGCTGGGCGGTGGCACCATGGCTGTGGGATGATGAGCTCCTTTTCTCTCCATCCAGGTCTTTGGATTCTTGAACTTTATCCTGTGGGCAGGCAACATTTGGTTTGTGTTTAAGGAGACGGGCTGGCATTCCTCGGGCCAGCGGCACCCTCCGGACACCATGGAGAAGCAGTCCAGCAGCTACAACCAGGGTGGCTACAACCAAGACAGCTACGGGCCGGCCGGGGGCTACAACCAGCCGGGCTCCTACGGGCAGGTGGGTGACTACGGCCAGCCCCAGAGCTACGGGCAGAGTGGGCCAACCTCCTTTGCTAATCAAATCTAAGGTTTCACGCAGCACAAGCTCTTACATCCCTCACACACAGAGCGTTTAACAGGTCTTGAGTTTCAGTGGCACCAGGTTTTTAAGGGTTTCACACAAATTAATACTACAACGCAGTGTTCAATGTCAATCGAAGATCTTGCCCTACCTTCTGAGGTGGATGGGAGGTGGCCcgtggctggggctggcatTTTTAGCCCCTGACTAATGTCAGGATGTGCACATTGCAGGTGATGACCTGGAGTCTGTGCTGTAGTATGTTCTGTAGAGATAACTTTATGGTAGTTTTGTATGTGTTGAGATGGTAGAAGCATTTTGTAGCCTCAAGTCCGTAGTATTTAATATGCATAATATAACTgaatttccttctgcattttggtgacaaacagaagtgttttactGTTATTTCTACTGATTATTCTGTATATCCATGCatgtaacattttcaaaactgccTGTCTGTGACTCTTCAGAGCATTTGTTTTGATTATATCTTCCGTTTCATAAGATTTTACTATTATTTCAATTAACCGTGTCATCTGTAATTTAGTGCATGGATAAGCAGTTTCATACTACCAAATGTATGGACTGTGAAAA
Coding sequences within it:
- the SYNPR gene encoding synaptoporin isoform X2, giving the protein MALRLFAIFAFATCGGYSGGLRLSVDCANKSESDLNIDIAFAYPFRLHQVNFDAPTCEGKRREKLSLIGDFSSSAEFFVTIAVFAFLYSLAATVVYIFFQNKYRENNRGPLIDFIVTVVFSFLWLVGSSAWAKGLSDVKIATDPDEVLLLMSACKQQSNKCLPVRSPVMSSLNTSVVFGFLNFILWAGNIWFVFKETGWHSSGQRHPPDTMEKQSSSYNQGGYNQDSYGPAGGYNQPGSYGQVGDYGQPQSYGQSGPTSFANQI
- the SYNPR gene encoding synaptoporin isoform X1, whose product is MCMVIFAPLFAIFAFATCGGYSGGLRLSVDCANKSESDLNIDIAFAYPFRLHQVNFDAPTCEGKRREKLSLIGDFSSSAEFFVTIAVFAFLYSLAATVVYIFFQNKYRENNRGPLIDFIVTVVFSFLWLVGSSAWAKGLSDVKIATDPDEVLLLMSACKQQSNKCLPVRSPVMSSLNTSVVFGFLNFILWAGNIWFVFKETGWHSSGQRHPPDTMEKQSSSYNQGGYNQDSYGPAGGYNQPGSYGQVGDYGQPQSYGQSGPTSFANQI